From the Maioricimonas rarisocia genome, one window contains:
- a CDS encoding DUF1549 domain-containing protein translates to MVAHRHAICCALTFLMFSAAVPAADETATEQPRPISYYKQIRPIFQAHCQGCHQPAKSSGAYVMTTFEQLVGGGESEEAAIVPGKPDESYLVEEITPVDGEAAMPKGKPPLADAEIALIREWITQGAVDDTPANARQKYDAENPPVYSQLPVVTSIDYSTDGTLIAVAGFHEVLLHNADGSGLAARLVGMSERIEAVRFSRDGSRLAVAGGKPGRMGEIQIWDVAARELTLSIPLTYDTLYGISWSPDGSLVAVGCSDNAVRAFKSDSGEQVFFNGAHDDWALSTVFSADGSHIVSVGRDMSTKLYEVATQRFVDNVTSITPGALKGGLAAVTRHPQRDEILVGGSDGVPRIYRMQRITKRVIGDDANLIRRYPAMRGRIYAIDYAPDGKTIVAGSSLDGQGQVFTFAADFDPAMPDDIKAIVQKVVTQQSAEEKKKLEEYVTSGAKTLTETEIPGGVYAVSFSPDGNTIAVAGADGRLRLLDAKTGEIRQEIATVETSDAAEQAAEELAAEYASEHEGEDEVYVGKESLPEGAKLTGIEVTPSVIELHGENAYTQILATGILESGDRIDVTRIAELTVNGDAATVTRLGRVVAKDQGQAELVVTLSGQTVNVPVHATTAAAGATSFVRDVNPVLSRLGCNQGTCHGAKDGKNGFKLSLRGYDPIFDVRAFTDDLKSRRVNIASPDNSLMLLKATGAVPHVGGQLTQPGHPYYEVIRHWIGEGGHLDLDVPRVASITVEPENPVVQMLGARQQVRVVATYTDGSVRDVTGEAFVTSGDTEIAEVNRHGVLTALRRGEAPILARFEGQYAATTLTAMGDRSGFEWEEPETWTEIDRLVAEKWERMKIRPSELCTDAEFIRRVYLDLTGLPPTAEQVRDFLDDKRPTREKREALIDALIGSDDYVEYWTNKWADLLQVNRKFLGPEGARLYRDWIRQHVASNTPYDEFCYQVLAAEGSNKENPAASYYKILREPDAIMENTTHLFLGVRFNCNKCHDHPFERWTQDQYYETTAFFSQVGLKRDPNNKDGNIGGTAVEGAKPLWEVVYDKDAGEITHDRTGEVTAPLFPYDREIDIEGETSRREKLARWITSPENDYFARSYVNRVWGYLMGVGLIEPLDDIRAGNPPTNPELLDMLTEQFIASGFDVRELMRSICRSRVYHLSVATNEWNAEDTTNYSHALPKRLPAEVLYDAIYTVTGAPMQIPGVPAGTRAAALPDVGVKLQDGFLANLGRPVRESACECERSSDLQLGPVMALMNGPTVGNAISDSQNEIAKLVAEQADDAQVVNQLFLRILNRPARPEEIEATLDVLAELGDEHSAVVAEYEAYQREIAPVIATKEQKREQRIATAEQALKAYEEEIRPREEQAEKERQEQIAAAQKALDDYLAALPAKLAEWEKTAIESQTAWVALEPSTLNSTTGAKFETQDDLSIFVTGPNNKKGAYRVAAATDLSGITGLKLELFADDRLPSRGPGRAQNGNFVLTELTVQAWPKGKPDAKATLGLQNAQADFSQGNYDVSAAIDGKKPANNGWATSPRVGENRVATFEFKEPVGGEEGTILHFTLDQNYSDRKHTIGRFRLSVTTSPAPLQFGLPKNILQIVQTPAEERSEEQQKELLDYYRQMDAEVQKLEKALAEAKKPRPEDPKLVALRATLEDVRKPLPEDPKLARLRRAVELSQQQLDNGRLTVAQDLAWALINSPAFLFNR, encoded by the coding sequence ATGGTTGCACATCGCCACGCGATCTGCTGCGCACTGACGTTTCTGATGTTTTCGGCGGCCGTTCCTGCTGCGGACGAAACCGCGACCGAACAGCCACGCCCGATCAGCTACTACAAACAGATCCGGCCGATCTTTCAGGCGCATTGTCAGGGTTGTCACCAGCCGGCGAAATCGAGCGGCGCGTACGTGATGACCACGTTCGAACAGCTCGTTGGCGGTGGGGAAAGTGAAGAGGCCGCAATCGTTCCGGGCAAGCCGGACGAAAGCTACCTCGTCGAGGAAATCACCCCGGTCGATGGCGAAGCTGCCATGCCCAAGGGGAAACCGCCTCTCGCCGACGCCGAGATCGCTCTCATTCGCGAGTGGATCACTCAGGGAGCCGTCGACGATACGCCGGCCAACGCACGTCAGAAGTATGATGCCGAGAACCCACCGGTCTACTCGCAACTCCCCGTCGTCACCTCGATCGACTACTCGACCGACGGAACTCTGATCGCCGTTGCCGGCTTCCATGAGGTGCTGCTGCACAACGCAGACGGCAGCGGGCTGGCCGCGCGACTGGTCGGAATGTCGGAACGGATCGAGGCGGTTCGTTTCTCCCGCGACGGCAGCCGGTTGGCGGTCGCCGGTGGAAAGCCGGGCCGGATGGGGGAAATCCAGATCTGGGATGTGGCCGCCCGCGAACTGACGCTGTCGATCCCGCTGACGTATGACACGCTGTACGGCATCAGCTGGTCGCCGGATGGCAGCCTCGTTGCCGTCGGCTGCAGCGATAATGCGGTCCGCGCCTTCAAATCTGACAGCGGCGAGCAGGTCTTCTTCAACGGAGCCCACGATGACTGGGCGCTGTCGACGGTCTTCTCGGCAGATGGTTCACACATCGTCTCGGTCGGCCGCGACATGTCGACCAAACTGTACGAGGTCGCCACGCAGCGGTTCGTCGACAACGTCACGTCGATCACGCCCGGGGCTCTCAAGGGAGGTCTGGCAGCCGTCACGCGGCATCCGCAGCGGGACGAGATTCTTGTCGGTGGATCGGACGGCGTTCCGCGGATCTACCGGATGCAGCGGATCACCAAGCGGGTCATCGGCGATGACGCCAACCTGATCCGTCGCTACCCGGCGATGCGGGGACGAATCTACGCCATCGATTACGCACCGGACGGCAAGACGATCGTCGCAGGGAGCAGTCTGGATGGTCAGGGGCAGGTCTTCACGTTTGCCGCCGACTTCGACCCGGCCATGCCGGACGACATCAAGGCGATCGTTCAGAAAGTCGTCACTCAGCAGTCGGCGGAAGAGAAGAAGAAGCTCGAGGAGTACGTCACCTCCGGCGCGAAGACGCTGACGGAAACCGAGATTCCGGGCGGGGTGTACGCGGTTTCGTTCTCTCCGGATGGCAACACGATCGCTGTCGCCGGTGCTGATGGCCGCCTGCGTCTGCTCGATGCGAAGACCGGCGAGATTCGCCAGGAAATCGCCACCGTCGAGACCTCCGACGCAGCGGAACAGGCCGCAGAAGAACTGGCCGCCGAATACGCTTCCGAGCATGAAGGGGAAGATGAGGTCTACGTCGGCAAAGAGTCACTGCCGGAAGGGGCGAAGCTGACCGGCATCGAAGTGACGCCATCGGTGATCGAACTGCATGGCGAGAACGCCTATACGCAGATTCTGGCAACCGGCATTCTCGAATCGGGCGACCGCATCGACGTCACCCGCATCGCGGAACTGACCGTGAACGGCGATGCCGCGACTGTGACCCGCCTGGGTCGAGTGGTGGCGAAAGACCAGGGACAGGCAGAGCTGGTCGTGACGCTGAGCGGTCAGACGGTCAATGTCCCGGTCCACGCAACGACTGCGGCGGCCGGTGCGACCAGTTTCGTTCGCGACGTGAACCCGGTTCTCTCGCGGCTGGGCTGCAACCAGGGAACGTGCCACGGTGCGAAGGACGGCAAGAACGGTTTCAAGCTGTCGCTGCGGGGCTACGATCCCATCTTTGATGTGCGGGCGTTTACCGACGATCTGAAGTCGCGGCGGGTCAACATCGCCTCACCCGACAACAGCCTGATGCTGCTCAAAGCGACCGGAGCCGTGCCGCACGTTGGCGGCCAGCTCACGCAGCCGGGGCATCCGTATTACGAAGTCATCCGCCACTGGATCGGCGAAGGAGGGCATCTCGACCTCGACGTACCGCGGGTCGCTTCGATCACGGTCGAGCCGGAGAATCCGGTCGTCCAGATGCTGGGCGCCCGTCAGCAGGTGCGCGTGGTCGCGACGTACACGGATGGTTCGGTGCGGGACGTGACCGGCGAAGCGTTCGTCACCAGCGGCGATACCGAAATCGCCGAGGTCAACCGGCACGGAGTTCTGACCGCGCTGCGGCGTGGTGAAGCTCCCATTCTGGCCCGTTTTGAAGGTCAGTATGCCGCGACGACATTGACCGCGATGGGGGATCGCAGCGGCTTCGAGTGGGAAGAGCCGGAGACATGGACGGAAATCGACAGGCTGGTTGCGGAGAAGTGGGAGCGGATGAAGATCCGTCCGTCCGAGCTGTGCACCGACGCCGAGTTCATCCGCCGCGTGTACCTCGACCTGACCGGCCTGCCTCCGACGGCCGAGCAGGTGCGGGACTTCCTCGACGACAAGCGTCCAACCCGCGAGAAGCGGGAAGCGCTGATTGACGCGCTTATTGGCTCGGATGACTACGTCGAGTACTGGACCAACAAATGGGCCGACCTGCTGCAGGTGAACCGGAAGTTCCTCGGCCCGGAAGGCGCCCGTCTGTATCGCGACTGGATCCGTCAGCACGTCGCGTCGAACACGCCGTACGACGAGTTCTGCTACCAGGTGCTGGCTGCTGAAGGTTCGAACAAGGAGAACCCGGCCGCGTCGTACTACAAGATCCTCCGCGAGCCGGATGCGATCATGGAGAACACGACGCATCTGTTCCTGGGCGTGCGGTTCAATTGCAACAAGTGCCACGACCATCCGTTCGAGCGGTGGACGCAGGACCAGTACTACGAGACGACCGCTTTCTTCAGCCAGGTCGGCCTGAAGCGTGACCCGAACAACAAGGACGGCAACATCGGCGGCACCGCCGTCGAAGGAGCCAAGCCGCTGTGGGAAGTCGTCTACGACAAGGACGCGGGCGAGATCACGCACGACCGGACGGGCGAAGTGACCGCGCCGTTGTTCCCCTATGACCGCGAGATCGACATCGAGGGAGAGACCTCGCGGCGGGAGAAGCTGGCCCGCTGGATCACCTCTCCCGAGAACGATTACTTCGCCCGCAGCTACGTGAACCGCGTGTGGGGCTACCTGATGGGCGTCGGCCTGATCGAGCCGCTCGACGACATCCGGGCCGGCAACCCGCCGACCAACCCCGAACTGCTCGACATGCTGACCGAGCAGTTCATTGCCTCGGGATTCGACGTGCGGGAACTGATGCGATCAATCTGCCGCAGTCGGGTGTATCACCTGTCGGTCGCGACCAACGAATGGAACGCGGAGGACACGACCAACTACTCACACGCCTTGCCCAAGCGGCTTCCGGCGGAAGTTCTCTACGACGCGATCTATACCGTCACCGGCGCTCCGATGCAGATTCCGGGTGTTCCGGCAGGGACCCGGGCAGCAGCGTTGCCGGACGTCGGCGTGAAGCTTCAGGACGGCTTCCTGGCGAACCTGGGCCGCCCGGTTCGCGAGAGTGCCTGCGAATGCGAACGGTCTTCCGATCTGCAGCTTGGTCCGGTCATGGCGCTGATGAACGGTCCGACAGTGGGCAACGCCATCTCCGATTCCCAGAACGAAATCGCGAAACTCGTGGCCGAGCAGGCCGATGACGCCCAGGTCGTCAACCAGCTCTTCCTGCGGATTCTCAACCGCCCGGCCCGACCGGAAGAGATCGAAGCGACGCTGGACGTTCTCGCCGAGCTGGGGGATGAGCACTCTGCTGTCGTCGCCGAGTACGAGGCGTACCAGCGGGAGATTGCTCCGGTCATTGCCACGAAGGAGCAGAAGCGCGAGCAGCGAATCGCCACCGCCGAGCAGGCCCTGAAGGCATACGAAGAAGAGATTCGCCCCCGCGAAGAACAGGCGGAGAAAGAACGGCAGGAGCAGATCGCTGCGGCTCAGAAAGCCCTCGACGACTACCTGGCCGCCTTGCCGGCGAAACTGGCGGAGTGGGAGAAGACTGCCATCGAGTCGCAGACTGCATGGGTGGCACTTGAACCCTCGACCCTCAATTCGACGACCGGGGCGAAGTTCGAGACGCAGGACGACCTGTCGATCTTCGTCACCGGCCCGAATAACAAGAAGGGTGCGTACCGCGTCGCGGCCGCAACAGACCTGTCCGGCATTACGGGGCTGAAGCTCGAGCTGTTTGCCGACGATCGGCTCCCCTCGCGGGGACCGGGACGCGCCCAGAACGGCAACTTCGTGCTGACCGAGCTGACCGTGCAGGCCTGGCCGAAGGGCAAGCCGGATGCGAAAGCGACCCTGGGACTGCAGAACGCGCAAGCGGACTTCAGCCAGGGCAACTACGACGTCTCTGCGGCGATCGACGGCAAGAAGCCGGCCAACAACGGGTGGGCGACGAGTCCCCGCGTCGGTGAGAACCGCGTCGCGACATTCGAGTTCAAGGAACCGGTCGGCGGCGAAGAGGGAACGATCCTGCACTTCACGCTCGACCAGAACTACAGCGACCGCAAGCACACGATTGGCCGGTTCCGCCTGTCGGTCACCACCTCGCCTGCACCGCTGCAGTTCGGACTGCCGAAGAATATTCTGCAGATCGTCCAGACGCCTGCTGAGGAGCGTTCCGAAGAGCAACAGAAGGAACTGCTCGACTACTACCGGCAGATGGATGCCGAGGTCCAGAAGCTCGAGAAGGCTCTGGCCGAAGCGAAGAAGCCGCGGCCCGAAGATCCGAAACTCGTCGCGTTGCGGGCAACCCTCGAAGACGTCCGCAAGCCGCTGCCGGAAGATCCGAAACTGGCCCGACTGCGAAGGGCGGTCGAACTGAGCCAGCAGCAACTCGACAACGGCCGGCTGACGGTCGCACAGGACCTGGCGTGGGCGCTGATCAACAGCCCGGCCTTCCTGTTCAACCGCTGA
- a CDS encoding DUF1501 domain-containing protein, which translates to MIRVPGQPGRDLCDSHLGVTRRDILRVGGSGMLGMGLGGMLQLKSAQANQSGGSGWGKAKSIILCYLQGGPSHLDLWDPKENVPDNVKSVFKPVPTKLPGVQFTELLPRLAQVIDKTTLIRSMSYTPNGLFNHTAAIYQMMTGYTTDKVSPSGQLEPPSPKDFPNFGSQIIRLRPPSVPMLPFVMMPRPLQESNVVGKGGTAGFLGKAYDPYTLYPPGDDLDMTKMDKINVSDLEMRADVYGRRLQRRERLRDVINQGMPEIDRAVKNYNLNEYYDQALALIASGRARDAFAIEQESREIRDRYGRTTFGQSCLLARRLVEAGTRVVEVVWPKVANSDNHSWDVHNGLTKRMKDQSGPMLDQGLSALIEDLDERGLLEETLVVAVGEFGRSPQRGVSTSGNGNSDDGRDHWPYCYTALMAGAGIKRGYVHGKSDQTASAPLEDPIHPGELLATIYESFGIAPDTIVYNHLNQPRELVKSESVPALYA; encoded by the coding sequence CTGATTCGCGTCCCCGGACAACCTGGCCGAGACCTTTGTGACAGCCATCTCGGAGTAACCCGTCGCGACATCCTGCGCGTCGGTGGATCGGGCATGCTCGGCATGGGGCTGGGCGGCATGCTGCAGCTGAAGTCGGCCCAGGCGAACCAGTCGGGCGGCAGCGGCTGGGGCAAGGCGAAGAGCATCATCCTCTGCTACCTGCAGGGCGGCCCGAGCCATCTCGACCTGTGGGATCCCAAAGAGAACGTGCCGGACAACGTGAAGTCGGTCTTCAAGCCGGTCCCGACGAAGCTGCCGGGTGTGCAGTTCACCGAACTGCTGCCGCGGCTGGCACAGGTCATCGACAAGACGACGCTCATCCGTTCGATGAGCTACACGCCGAACGGTCTGTTCAACCACACGGCCGCCATCTACCAGATGATGACCGGCTACACGACCGACAAGGTGAGCCCCTCCGGTCAGCTCGAGCCGCCGAGCCCGAAAGACTTCCCGAACTTCGGTTCGCAGATCATCCGGCTGCGTCCGCCGTCGGTCCCGATGCTGCCGTTCGTCATGATGCCCCGCCCGCTTCAGGAAAGTAACGTGGTCGGCAAGGGGGGCACGGCCGGCTTTCTCGGGAAGGCGTACGATCCGTATACGCTTTACCCGCCGGGCGACGATCTCGACATGACCAAGATGGACAAGATCAACGTCTCGGACCTCGAGATGCGTGCGGATGTCTACGGCCGCCGGCTCCAGCGTCGCGAGCGGCTGCGGGACGTGATCAACCAGGGGATGCCCGAGATCGACCGTGCCGTCAAGAACTACAACCTCAACGAGTACTATGACCAGGCACTGGCACTGATCGCTTCAGGACGTGCCCGCGACGCTTTTGCGATCGAGCAGGAATCGCGCGAGATCCGCGACCGCTATGGCCGCACCACGTTCGGTCAGAGCTGCCTGCTGGCCCGCCGCCTCGTCGAAGCGGGCACGCGGGTCGTCGAAGTCGTCTGGCCGAAGGTGGCCAACAGCGACAACCACTCGTGGGACGTGCACAACGGCCTGACCAAGCGGATGAAGGACCAGTCGGGTCCGATGCTCGACCAGGGGCTCTCGGCACTCATCGAAGATCTCGACGAGCGCGGCCTGCTGGAAGAGACGCTCGTGGTGGCGGTCGGCGAGTTCGGCCGCAGTCCGCAGCGGGGCGTTTCGACCTCGGGCAACGGCAACAGCGACGACGGTCGCGACCACTGGCCGTACTGCTACACGGCTCTGATGGCAGGAGCCGGCATCAAGCGGGGTTACGTGCACGGCAAGAGTGACCAGACCGCCTCGGCACCGCTTGAGGATCCGATCCATCCGGGAGAGCTGCTGGCGACGATCTACGAGTCGTTCGGCATCGCTCCGGACACGATCGTGTACAACCACCTCAACCAGCCTCGGGAGCTGGTGAAGTCGGAGTCGGTCCCGGCACTGTATGCGTGA
- a CDS encoding REP-associated tyrosine transposase translates to MSDSPEQLEIYRRRLPHWRLGNSVYFVTFRIAPRRRRLDSQERSCVLARVVAGDPGFYRLAAAVVMPDHVHLLLKPNKGVPLSRILKGIKGTSARELNRRRHSTGPLWQDETWDRIVRDEAEYWEKYHYIHDNPYRAGLVDRRKPWPAWYGNKQFLAPE, encoded by the coding sequence GTGTCGGATTCCCCGGAGCAACTGGAGATCTACCGGCGGCGGCTGCCGCACTGGCGACTTGGCAACAGCGTCTACTTCGTAACGTTTCGCATTGCCCCACGTCGAAGACGACTGGACTCGCAGGAGCGGAGCTGCGTTCTCGCACGCGTGGTTGCCGGCGATCCCGGCTTCTACCGTCTGGCTGCGGCGGTTGTCATGCCGGACCACGTTCACCTGTTGCTCAAACCGAATAAGGGTGTGCCGCTCAGCCGCATCCTCAAGGGGATCAAGGGAACATCAGCGCGGGAGCTTAATCGGAGGCGCCACTCCACCGGACCGCTCTGGCAGGACGAGACCTGGGACCGGATTGTCCGGGACGAAGCGGAGTACTGGGAGAAGTACCACTACATTCATGACAATCCGTACCGGGCCGGTCTGGTGGATAGACGCAAACCATGGCCCGCCTGGTACGGCAACAAGCAATTCCTCGCTCCAGAATGA